From the Mesotoga prima MesG1.Ag.4.2 genome, the window ATGACGGTGCCGTCGTCCTATCCTCACTGAGCTCAAGGCTTCCGTATGACAACTGTGAAACATTTTACGTGTTAAATCGTTTTAGGCCATTCAATGACACCGTAGAGAACGCCGCTTCTCACTTTTTCAGACTTCAAGAAAAGTCGAGGATGAAAATCAACTACCTTGTGAACAACACCAACATTGGTCCCGAAACGATCTCAGAGACGATCGACAAGGGTGAGGAGTTCGTGAAACAACTGTCCGAAAAAGTTTCTGTTCCTGTAGCTTTCACGGTTGTCATGAATGGCTTGAATAGAGAACCGCGCTTGTTTGAGCAGCTTGAAATTAAGAAATATATGTTGAATCCATGGGAGGTAGAACAATGAGCAAAAACTTCGTGAAGATTGACGAAGAGCGTTGCAAAGGCTGCGGCCTATGCATCAACTTCTGCCCGAAGAAAGTACTGAGCTTTTCGGACAAATTCAACAGCAAAGGATATCGTCCTGCTCAGCTGCATGATCTCGAAAACTGTATCGGATGCGGATTCTGTTATATGATGTGTCCAGATGCAGCAATAACCGTCTTCAAAGAAACGGCCGAGGTATAGGGGGGAGATTATGGCTGAAAAGATTATGGTAAAAGGGAATGAGGCAATGGCTGAAGCTGCAGTAAGAGCCGGTTGTAGATTGTATTTTGGCTATCCCATTACCCCACAGTCGGAATTTACAGAATACATGGCGAGAAGGATGCCAGAAGTCGATGGCGTCTTCCTTCAATCCGAGAGTGAAGTTGCTGCAGTAAATATGGTCTACGGCGCCGCATGTACGGGTCACAGGGTTATGACATCCACATCCAGTCCGGGTTTTAGTTTAATGCAGGAAGGTGTTTCTTACATTGCCGGGGCGAAGTTGCCGGCTGTGTTTGTAAATGTTGTCAGAGGTGGCCCTGGACTTGGTGATATCCAGCCTGCCCAGAGCGATTACTTCCAGTCCACCAAAGGCGGAGGTCACGGCGATTACCACTTGATTGTTCTAGCGCCGGGGAGTATTCAGGAAGCTGTTGATCTCATGGAAACTGCTTTCAGACTAGCGGACAATTACAGAGTCCCGGTTATGATGCTTGCCGACGGAATGCTTGGTCAGATGATGGAGCCAGTTGTCTTCCCAGAGTTTGTCAAACTCGAGGAAATCAACGATCATTCAAGCTGGGCGTTAAGAGGCGCTGATGGAAGAGAACCTCATAAAGTTACTTCTTTCGATATCGATCCCGTTAGACTCGAAGAGATGAATACTGAAACACACAAGGTCTACGAAAAGATTAGATCAAAAGAAATCCGTTTCGAGACTCATGACCTTGAAGATGCCGATTATATTCTTGTTGGATATGGAACTATGGGAAGGATTCTTGGAAGCGTTGTTAAGACGGCAAGAAAACAGGGCATAAAAGTTGGACTTTTCAGACCGGTCTCTCTTTGGCCCTTTCCATATGATGAGCTGAAAAAGGCCGCAAGGGGAAAGAAGTTCTGCACAGTTGTAGAGATGTCAACGGGTCAAATGGTAGAGGATGTTCGTCTTTCAGTTGAGGGAAGCTTACCAGTGCATTTCTACGGAAGAACTGGCGGAATGGTCCCGACACCTGACGAAGTCTTCAGGGAACTCGTCAGACTTATAGGATGAGGTGATTATATGGAAAAAGCGACATACAAGAAACCCAAATCGCTTGCTGAGAAGGAATTTTCCTATTGCCCAGGATGTCACCACGGCATTATTCATAGACTCGTAGCGGAAGTCATCGATGAACTGGATATTCAGGGAAAGACTCTTATGGTTGCTCCAGTTGGATGTTCAGTTTTCGCGTACGAGTTCTTCGATATTGACGGTACGGTTGCCCCCCACGGAAGAGCTCCGGCAGTTGCAACTGGAATGAAACGGGCAATGCCGGAGAAAATGGTCTTCACTTACCAGGGCGACGGAGATCTCGCCGCAATTGGAACGGCTGAGATCATTCACGCCGCAAACAGAGGTGAAAAGATCACAACGATCTTCGTTAACAATGCGATATATGGAATGACGGGAGGTCAGATGGCCCCTACTTCCCTCCTTGGAATGAAGACGACAACTTCACCGTACGGAAGAAAAGCTGAGACTGAGGGTTTCCCAATTCATGTCTCGGAGTTACTAAAAGAGACCGCAGGAATAGTCTATCTCGAAAGAGTTTCCGTAAGCTCGCCTCAAGAAGTAATTAAGGCGAAGGCTGCAATAAAGAAGGCGTTCATTGCGCAGAAGAAGGGCCTGGGATTCTCGTTGGTCGAAGTTCTATCAACCTGTCCCACAAATTGGGGGCTTGACCCGATAGAGTCCATCAAATGGCTAAACGAAAACATGAAAAAAGAATACCCAGAAGGTGTATTTGTCGACAAGGTCGGTGATATTAGATGAGTGAACATCTTCTGATAGCAGCGGGATTTGGCGGACAGGGAGTTATGTTGATCGGACAGATTCTGGCAACGGCTGGGATGTTCGACAACAAGCACACAACCTGGCTACCCTCATACGGCCCCGAGATGCGTGGAGGGACGGCCAACTGTACCGTAGTTGTAAGTGATGAACCTATCGCCTCTCCGATAACAAACACGCCAAATGAATTGATTATTATGAATATTCCCTCTCTCATAAAGTTTGAGAAAGAGATCCAGTCTGATGGACTGATGGTGATAAACACGTCGGTTGTTGACAGAGATACGATTAGAGATGACATCTCCATAATAAAAGTAGATGCTAACGCTATCGCTGAGAAGTTGGGCAATCTGAAAGTAGCCAATATGGTTGTTCTTGGAGCATATCTCCAAAAGACGGGCGCAGTTACTCTTGAAGGTGTAAAAAAAGCGCTAGAAGAGAAACTTACCGGAAGTAAAGCTGCTCTTGTAAACCTGAACATTAAGGCAATTGAAGAAGGGATGAAATCAGTAAGCTGAACTCGTATAATGGGGCGTACCTTCGGGTACGTCCTTGTTACGCTGATATGCTCGCTCACGTGATTCAAATACTTAGAGCGCTGGTTCCCAAACTGGATGTATAATCTTGGCAAGGTATTCTATGGAGGACTGAAATGGAACTTGAAAATTTCTGGACAGCGCTTTTTCTAACTTCTTTTGCGGGCCTTTCCACTGGAATCGGTAGTATTCTTGCAATTTTCACAAAGAAAACCAATACGAAATTTCTTTCAGTTTCACTAGGCTTCTCGGCCGGGATAATGATATACGTATCGTTCGTGGAGATCTTTGTCAAGAGTGGTGAATCTCTCCAGAAGGCTATGGGAGATGGCATAAGCAACTGGGTCAATGTGATTGCTTTTTTTGGAGGCATAGGTGTTATTGCACTGATTGACTTTCTCGTGCCTAAGGCAGAGAATCCTCACGAAATGAGAGACGTCGACGAAATGGAAGCAAGCAGTAAGACTCTCTTGAGAATGGGCGTCTTCGTTGCCCTCGCAATTGCCATTCATAATTTTCCAGAGGGGCTAGCAACATTTCTAGCTGCCTTAGAGGAGCCTTCTCTTGGAATTCCGATAGCGTTTGCCATAGCTATTCATAACATTCCAGAGGGAATAGCTGTAGCTGTTCCGATATACCATGCAACGGGTAGCAGAAAAAAAGCCTTCTTGTATTCGTTTCTCTCCGGTCTTGCAGAACCTGCAGGCGCTTTGATCGGCTTCTCTTTGATTAACATTCTGTTCAACGAGATCGCGTTTGGCGTTATATTTGCCGGTGTCGCGGGAATCATGGTTTACATTTCTCTTGATGAGCTTTTGCCTTCGGCAGAGAAGTATGGTAAACACCATCTGTCGATCTCGGGATTGATAGCGGGGATGGGTCTTATGGCAATAAGCTTGCTACTACTGTAAATTGCCAATCATATAACTACATCTGGCTATTCTATGTGAAACTGCT encodes:
- a CDS encoding nucleotide-binding protein translates to MNFTKKILIFMGMFGSGKTEIALNVSRLLTKKGERVALADIDTVSPYYRSRDMRDSFEQLGIKIIAPKGKLANADLPIIPPEIFGYVENPEFRVVLDVGGSDDGAVVLSSLSSRLPYDNCETFYVLNRFRPFNDTVENAASHFFRLQEKSRMKINYLVNNTNIGPETISETIDKGEEFVKQLSEKVSVPVAFTVVMNGLNREPRLFEQLEIKKYMLNPWEVEQ
- a CDS encoding 4Fe-4S dicluster domain-containing protein translates to MSKNFVKIDEERCKGCGLCINFCPKKVLSFSDKFNSKGYRPAQLHDLENCIGCGFCYMMCPDAAITVFKETAEV
- a CDS encoding 3-methyl-2-oxobutanoate dehydrogenase subunit VorB is translated as MAEKIMVKGNEAMAEAAVRAGCRLYFGYPITPQSEFTEYMARRMPEVDGVFLQSESEVAAVNMVYGAACTGHRVMTSTSSPGFSLMQEGVSYIAGAKLPAVFVNVVRGGPGLGDIQPAQSDYFQSTKGGGHGDYHLIVLAPGSIQEAVDLMETAFRLADNYRVPVMMLADGMLGQMMEPVVFPEFVKLEEINDHSSWALRGADGREPHKVTSFDIDPVRLEEMNTETHKVYEKIRSKEIRFETHDLEDADYILVGYGTMGRILGSVVKTARKQGIKVGLFRPVSLWPFPYDELKKAARGKKFCTVVEMSTGQMVEDVRLSVEGSLPVHFYGRTGGMVPTPDEVFRELVRLIG
- a CDS encoding thiamine pyrophosphate-dependent enzyme, which encodes MEKATYKKPKSLAEKEFSYCPGCHHGIIHRLVAEVIDELDIQGKTLMVAPVGCSVFAYEFFDIDGTVAPHGRAPAVATGMKRAMPEKMVFTYQGDGDLAAIGTAEIIHAANRGEKITTIFVNNAIYGMTGGQMAPTSLLGMKTTTSPYGRKAETEGFPIHVSELLKETAGIVYLERVSVSSPQEVIKAKAAIKKAFIAQKKGLGFSLVEVLSTCPTNWGLDPIESIKWLNENMKKEYPEGVFVDKVGDIR
- a CDS encoding 2-oxoacid:acceptor oxidoreductase family protein, coding for MSEHLLIAAGFGGQGVMLIGQILATAGMFDNKHTTWLPSYGPEMRGGTANCTVVVSDEPIASPITNTPNELIIMNIPSLIKFEKEIQSDGLMVINTSVVDRDTIRDDISIIKVDANAIAEKLGNLKVANMVVLGAYLQKTGAVTLEGVKKALEEKLTGSKAALVNLNIKAIEEGMKSVS
- the zupT gene encoding zinc transporter ZupT, with amino-acid sequence MELENFWTALFLTSFAGLSTGIGSILAIFTKKTNTKFLSVSLGFSAGIMIYVSFVEIFVKSGESLQKAMGDGISNWVNVIAFFGGIGVIALIDFLVPKAENPHEMRDVDEMEASSKTLLRMGVFVALAIAIHNFPEGLATFLAALEEPSLGIPIAFAIAIHNIPEGIAVAVPIYHATGSRKKAFLYSFLSGLAEPAGALIGFSLINILFNEIAFGVIFAGVAGIMVYISLDELLPSAEKYGKHHLSISGLIAGMGLMAISLLLL